The genomic DNA caattggaatcgtctgtaaacatattttacaattgatggattgataattcccagcatccttcactccacagcaggcctcaatagccctgctgtagagtgaagcatgctgggagttatctgtgcatgtgatggaagaatgtacagtggagggttgaaactcaacgttccatacatctttaaaatagagttttgaatgatgtttttattgctcagcgtttaatttgcttatttttttttttttttcaaaattcccaaaattcccgagcttaatattcccgtggaaagtttccggaaagtttccggaaatttaccggaaactttccacccctttgcaaccctactcacacCTGATACACATCAGGCTGCTGGgtcacgccccccccccactctgaccAGACGAGGTGGGAGGGGCCGGGGAGACTCTGTGatggctcctgattggttgtCTGTCGTCCTCCTGCAGAGACGCTGTGCTCTCCGATGCTTCTCTCCACCTTCAGTCACTTCTCGTTCTTCCACATGGCGGCGAACATGTACGTCCTGTGGAGCTTCTCCACCAGCGCCGTGTCCATGCTCGGCCGCGAGCAGTTCATCGCCGTCTACATGTCTGCAGGTTCTGACCCGGACCACTCAGCACCAGAACCAGAGGGAGTCTGAAGGCTCCGGCTCtgacgtctctctctgtctgtgcaggtgtcttctcctccttcgTCAGCTACGCCGGGAAGATCGCCACCGGGAGGTTGGGCCCGTCGCTCGGAGCGGTAAGCTCGTGACCACGAGTCACCGGATCAGAAACAACTTCCAACTCTGCAGTAGAAACGTTCCTCAGGGTCCACGCTGGTATCTTTACTTCCtgtgaataaatacattaaatagaTACAAATAACTGAGATGTATTTTCATGGATTAAATAATattgaaactaaatatttcttATCATCCAACTATTATGGTTTTTAGTTTAGATTAATTTACCCGGGACCCTGAACCCACCAGCAGGGGGAGTTTTCAGTGACTCGTTGTAAAGTTTGTTAAATTGGCATCAGACTGAACTTCACGCATTGATCAGTAAAGTTCATCTTTCATATCGTGGAAACAAGTCGGCGTCCGGGGAACTCGGGTTCAAGTCATGtgactggtttgtgtgtttccagtctgGAGCCATCATGACCGTCCTGGCGGCCGTTTGCACCAAGATGCCAGAAGCTAAACTCGCCATCATCTTCCTCCCCATGTTCACGTTCACAGCCGCCAACGTAAGCCCCGCCTCCTCGCCACAAGACGCCCGCTCTCCATCATCTCTTCGCCGTTAACCACTCCCCTTTCTCTGCAGGCACTCAAGGCCATCGTTGCCATGGATACGGCGGGTGTGGTGCTGGGGTGGAGGTTTTTCGACCACGCTGCTCATTTAGGAGGAGCCATATTTGGAATGTGAGTTCTGTCGGTTCCCATCAAAAATCAACCGATCTGTGAAAAACATTCTTCATTTTCTCAGTTGATCTTCGTCTGAGACgtttttattaatgtgtttCGTGGATGATCTGTATTTATGGTTTAATCACTTGACTGATTGGTTTTCTGCTCCCTTCCTGTGCAGCTGGTACATCCTGTATGGTCATGAATTGATCTGGAAGAATCGGGAACCTTTTGTCAAACTTTGGCACGACCTGAgaactggaggaggaagaggaggaggagacggaggaagaggaggagacggaggaggctCCGTGTGAGACGACGAGGAGGAAAATATCAATGTAAAGTTGTATAAAAtgtacagaagaagaagagctgctTCCTGCTCCGACCAGCGTCCCAGGACCCGTGGTGATGTCACGCAAACTAAATCTGGATTTAAATAACGACTTGTGTCCATATTTGTATGAAACATGGATTCAGATGTGAGTCGTTTTGTTTTCTCGTAGAGAAACAAAGTGTTGAGTCACAGCTCAGACTGATGATGAACTAATAATCAAAGTGAAAGATCCCGTTCTTCTCACTGGAAACAAGCGATGACTCACTTCATGTTTCTAAGTTGTCGATCAATCGGTGAGTTCAGGTTTGGATCTTTTGTGTTCAcatatgtaaaaataaaaatttaaataacaCAGTGGAGCCGGGTCTGTGATTCAGGAAGTCGGTTCTGTGACTGAGGAAGTCCTCGCTTCTCTTCCAACGCTCATTTCTTCAGATTTGTATGCCTCAGCTCTGGCGACACCTAGTGGCCAAAGGCAATATGTTTTTGAGTTGTTTTTCCGTCTCGTTGTGGACGTGATATCTCAAATAAACCTCGAGGGAATCTCTTTGAATTTGGTACTAATTCGAGAGGTCAAATGTCACCGTGACCTCAGTGTCAGGAGAATATAAACTGAGCCTCACAAACAGTGCGATAATTAAACAAGAGAAATCTCCAAGAAATAAACACGTAAtagagattaaaaataaaatctttgtgTGATTGATGTGCTGTCGGTTGTCAGACGAAGGTGAAAAACAAAGTTTTCCGATTTGTGATAAAAAAACTTTTTCTGAGAAGTTTCTCTGACTTGCAAACAAGTGTGACGTCACTTtaataaacaaagaaacactgaggtttaaAGTCCACAAACCGACACACAACTGATGTGTGTTAGTCCCAAAGCATCAGATGATGACACACTTTCATTCTGACTTTGATACAAACACAAGTGTAGactcatgaaaaaaaacaactagacGAGGCCAAATTTAATAAATCAAGTTTGAGGTCAGATTGTAAATATCTGTAACTTCATCAAACCTGGAAATAATCtgaaaggaaacatttaaactaAAGAAAACTTAAAATCAATCTGGGTCATTGATCAACTTCTTTTGATAAGTTTACATTTCCTTTATTCTCGTACAGTCACTGCTGAACCAGACATTTATAGTGTTAAAATCGTTTTGTTGGTGCCCTCTGGTGGACAAACATATCTTTGCAGTTCACTGTTAATGACCAACAGACCTGATCCATCACTGATGTTCACACATCAACAAGATGAGATGTttatgatttacatctcaaacatttttattgacttATGTAGCAACTGACAGATTTAGGTTCCGAGGATAAAAATTCACCAAACAACACGTGCAACGTTTTTTTCTCAATATGAATAAAAGTGAGTTTAATAGAAATGTTGGAGGCTGAAACTCGCTCAGAACAAGCAGTGAAACTGTGAGGTCACTGGTGTGTGTTCAGAGGATCGACCTCTGCAGAGTTCATCGCCCCCGAGcgcagaggagcagagatcagAGGTTCTCACAGCGAGAGGATCCATCACTGAAGAACCACGAGGAGCACGAGCAGGAACCCTGAGGCTGAAGCACCTGGTCTGAGGTAAGACCTGCTGGTCCGAGCGGAACCGGATCGACCACCACAGAATCAGCTCGATTCCCAAACGTTTGACTTTACTTCTTCAGCCTGGAGAGATTATGACATGTTTCAGGTTTGACTTTAAACGGTTCTGGCAGAGCTGAAACAGGAAGCAGTTTTAATTTGATCGTCTGTGATGGAGGTCAGTAAAGATTTAATCAACCTGATTCAACCTCTGGGACCAGGATTCACTGAGTCCCTGACCGATGCACTGGTTGTCTGATCCCACAGAGATCTGCCGCCTGAGTCTCTCACAACGTGAACTTTATatttgtgaaatgttttaaatatttgcaacTTCAGAAGGAACCAATGATCGCGGAGCTGAACGCTGCAGAAAAAAAGTGATGAGAAACAAAGTAACTGGAATGAAAACCAGTTCACAAACGAACGAGGGACCTTGAACTCAGCACGTTCGCTTCTGTGAGCAGCAAAAATctataaaacagaaacactgtgtTTTCTGATGCTGTGCTTGAAGAAAGAAACActgtattatataaatatagattatTTAATGTGAGTTAATCTGCTCGTTCCTTTGTTCAGTTTTTACCTTTattaacatgagtttattaaaaattattaaaaattaccttacattttaaaaaccaaaCTTTACTCAGTTCACACTGTGTCCAGTTCACTCACACTGAGGAAATAATCAACAGATTAATCATTAATTTGAAAAACATCTGTTTAACCAGTAGAACAATAAAGGAGCCAGAACAGAATCCTGAGGAACTCCTCCCATGTTCCAGCTCCTCTGGAgatcacaggtcagaggtcagaggtcaggtggGTGATCGGTTTTTGTCTTCACAGCTGCTCGGTCCTGCTGTTCCAGCTGTTCCTGCTGTCCCAGCTGTTCCTGCTGTTCCTGCTGTCCCAGCTGTTCCTGCTGTTCCTGCTGTTCCTGCTGTCCCAGCTGTTGAGACGTGAAGCGTCATGGCGGTGGCCCTGCAGGTGGTGGCCCTGGTTCTGGGCGTGGTCTCCTGGTGCCTGACGTCCAGCTGCACCTCCTCTCAGGTGTGGAAGGTGAGGAGTCAGGCGGAGTCGATCAGCAGCAACCAGTGGACGATGGAAGGTTTGTGGATGAGCTGCGCTGCCACGTCGCTCGGGTCCGTGCAGTGCAACCGCTTCAAGACTCAGCTGGGGCTGcctggtgagacacacacacacacacacacacacacacacacacacacacacacacacgcacacacacacacacagatgaaacataaactcttgaatctttaACCTTTGTATCATGTTTCTCTGCTCGGCTGCAGTTCACCTGCAGACCTGCAGGGGGCTGATGATCCTCTCTTTGCTCGTCGGTCTCGCCGCCATCATCGTCTCGGTGCTCGGACTCAAGTGCATCAAGATCGGACGAACGCCGGAACAAGTCAAAGACCAGATCGCCCTGAGCGGGGGGGTCATGTTCATTCTGTCTGGTAtgaagatacacacacacacacacacacacacactttttaagattcagtgacatctagtggtgaagttgcagatTGCCACCGAATGAATGACCTTGAAACGTGTCCTCTGCTCTCAGGCGTCTTCACGCTGACGGCCGTGTCCTGGTACGCAGCCCGAGTCGTCCAGGAGTTCTACGACCCGCTGTACAGAGGAgtcaggtcagacacacacacacacacacacacacacacacacacacacacacacacacacacacacacacacacacacacgtctctctgTAGGTGTGAGGACAGACAAAATGTCCTGATGGTATTGAACCAAGATTGTCCTCAAACTATGGATAAAACGATCAGATGATAATGTCTGTGTTATTGATattgaagaggatgatgatagtgatgaagatgaagatgaagagttgATGTTGATGCTGCAGGTTCGAGCTGGGCACTGGTTTGTACCTGGGCTGGACCTCGGCCTCTCTCGCTGTCCTCGGAGGATCTTtgctctgctgctcctgcaggaggacctCTGCACCCCCCACAGGGTAAATTCACTGCACCACAAAGGCGCTGTACTGGCTCTGTCCACTCGGGGGCGCCATCAGCCTTACAAGCCACCGTCCTCTGTGACGTGTTCTTTGATGCCACAGAGGAAAGTGGACTGTGATGGAACCAGATCCAGATCTCCAGTGGGATCCGGTCCGAGCTGGGTCCTCAggtcctgcttgtgtccagatgtttagatgtcctgcttgtgtccagatgtttagatgtcctgctcgtgtccagatgtttagatgtcctgcttgtgtccagatgtttagatgtcctgctcgtgtccagatgtttagatgtcctgctcgtgtccagatgtttagatgtcctgcttgtgtccagatgtttagatgtcctgcttgtgtccagatgtttagatgtcctgcttgtgtccagatgtttagatgtcctgcttgtgtccagatgtttagatgtcctgcttgtgtccagatgtttagatgtcctgcttgtgtccagatgtttagatgtcctgcttgtgtccagatgtttagatgtcctgcttgtgtccagatgtttagatgtcctgcttgtgtccagatgtttagatgtcctgcttgtgtccagatgtttagatgtcctgctcgtgtccagatgtttagatgtcctgcttgtgtccagatgtttagatgtcctgcttgtgtccagatgtttagatgtcctgcttgtgtccagatgtttagatgtcctgcttgtgtccagatgtttagatgtcctgcttgtgtccagatgtttagatgtcctgcttgtgtccagatgtttagatgtcctgcttgtgtccagatgtttagatgtcctgctcgtgtccagatgtttagatgtcctgcttgtgtccagatgtttagatgtcctgcttgtgtccagatgtttagatgtcctgcttgtgtccagatgtttagatgtcctgcttgtgtccagatgtttagatgtcctgctcgtttccagatgtttagatgtcctgcttgtgtccagatgtttagatgtcctgcttgtgtccagatgtttagatgtcctgcttgtgtccagatgtttagatgtcctgcttgtgtccagatgtttagatgtcctgcttgtgtccagatgtttagatgtcctgcttgtgtccagatgtttagatgtcctgcttgtgtccagatgtttagatgtcctgctcgtttccagatgtttagatgtcctgcttgtgtccagatgtttagatgtcctgcttgtgtccagatgtttagatgtcctgctcgtttccagatgtttagatgtcctgcttgtgtccagatgtttagatgtcctgcctgtgtccagatgtttagatgtcctgcttgtgtccagatgtttagatgtcctgcttgtgtccagatgtttagatgtcctgcttgtgtccagatgtttagatgtcctgcttgtgtccagatgtttagatgtcctgctcgtttccagatgtttagatgtcctgcttgtgtccagatgtttagatgtcctgcttgtgtccagatgtttagatgtcctgctcgtttccagatgtttagatgtcctgcttgtgtccagatgtttagatgtcctgcctgtgtccagatgtttagatgtcctgcttgtgtccagatgtttagatgtcctgcttgtgtccagatgtttagatgtcctgcttgtgtccagatgtttagatgtcctgcttgtgtccagatgtttagatgtcctgcttgtgtccagatgtttagatgtcctgctcgtttccagatgtttagatgtcctgcttgtgtccagatgtttagatgtcctgcttgtgtccagatgtttagatgtcttgcttgtgtccagatgtttagatgtcctgcttgtgtccagatgtttagatgtcctgcttgtgtccagatgtttagatgtcctgcttgtgtccagatgtttagatgtcctgctcgtttccagatgtttagatgtcctgcttgtgtccagatgtttagatgtcctgttcgtttccagatgtttagatgtcctgctcgtttccagatgtttagatgtcctgcttgtgtccagatgtttagatgtcctgcttgtgtccagatgtttagatgtcctgcttgtgtccagatgtttagatgtcctgcttgtgtccagatgtttagatgtcctgcttgtgtccagatgtttagatgtcctgcttgtgtccagatgtttagatgtcctgcttgtgtccagatgtttagatgtcctgcctgtgtccagatgtttagatgtcctgcttgtgtccagatgtttagatgtcctgcctgtgtccagatgtttagatgttcTGTGTTGGACCAGCTGAAGACACGTGTTGttcctgtttctgtctcagtgaAGCTGCAGATTCTCCTGTTTCTCTAAAGCTCGTCTCTTCCAGGACAGAAGTTCACTTTCTCTTTGGGTTTCAGGAGAAGTTCACTGACATCATCTTTTCTCCTGCAGGCAGTTTTCATACAACTTCTCCAAGACGAGCCAGGGTCAGAGCATCTACCGGGCGGCGCCGGCCTCGGACGCCAGCAGCTCCAAAGCCTACGTCTGACCCGGCTGCTTCCTGTCTGAGGTCCGGTCGCCGTGACGATGCAGGGAAACCCCACAGCATCAGAAGCTTCAACTTTTATTCTGTTCTTGTGAAATGCTCGGATCCACTTCTTTCTGATATTTTAGTTTCATCAACATAGAAACACACGGAAGCAGCTGATGATCTGTTAAatgttgtaaataaaatgtttcccGATGAGGTTCCTGTTTCCTGAACGTTCATTTGAAAGCGTCTGATTGGCTCAGAGGAGGACGGcccttcagctcttctcctctgaGGGCTCCAGGTTCCTCATGGTTCTAAAGAGCTGGTTCTCGGACAGAAGGTCTGTCTCCAGGGGCCCGGCTGCTCGCTGGAGCCCCCTGGTGGTAGGTCGTCTGTTTGAAGTGAGGGAAAGTGAATCATAGGAAgctcagaaaaacacaaagagacgaCTGACGACAcgtttctgtgtctctcagtctgAGGCCTTTCACACGTCTGTGTCCAGGGCCGTTGTGTCATAATCCCTTCatgatccgtgtgtgtgtgtgtgtgtgtgtgtgtgtgtgtgtgtgtgtgtgtgtgtgtgtgtgtgtgtgtgtgtgtgtgtgtgtgttgggggatgtcagaaggaaaaggaaaagatgaccatttcctgctgcagttagaaaataaaacaaacaggaaacagcgaGCAGGCTCCCAGAGAGACCACAAGGAGcgagtggagaggaagaggagcgagtggagaggaagaggagcgagtggagaggaagaggagcgagtggagaggaagaggaaccagCAGAACCCGACGCAGCATCAGGGAGGAGAAgactgagaagaggaggaaagaaccAGCAGAACAGAGAAACATCAACAGGAACCTcagagaacaggaggaagaaccCTGAGGAACAGTAGAGAACAAACTCAGTGTGGaactactgacacacacacacacagacacacacacacacacacacacacacacacacacacacacacacacacacacacacacagtcat from Limanda limanda chromosome 6, fLimLim1.1, whole genome shotgun sequence includes the following:
- the LOC133004008 gene encoding claudin-1-like, producing the protein MAVALQVVALVLGVVSWCLTSSCTSSQVWKVRSQAESISSNQWTMEGLWMSCAATSLGSVQCNRFKTQLGLPVHLQTCRGLMILSLLVGLAAIIVSVLGLKCIKIGRTPEQVKDQIALSGGVMFILSGVFTLTAVSWYAARVVQEFYDPLYRGVRFELGTGLYLGWTSASLAVLGGSLLCCSCRRTSAPPTGQFSYNFSKTSQGQSIYRAAPASDASSSKAYV